One Rosa chinensis cultivar Old Blush chromosome 3, RchiOBHm-V2, whole genome shotgun sequence DNA window includes the following coding sequences:
- the LOC112191421 gene encoding protein LURP-one-related 10 — translation MQQASAPPSGANPSASAVPVAYANPTVAIISPNFCTPYPVDLGIVRKVLTITDGNFVVTDVNGNTVFKVKGAHLSLRDRRVLLDAAGYPIVTFRKKLRSVHERWQVFRGDSTESSNLVFSVKQSSMIQMKTKLDVFLANNTGEYAPDFQVKGSWFERSCVIHAGNSSTIIAQMHKKHTVSSVLFGKDNFSVTVYPGVDYAFIVALIVILDEINADS, via the exons ATGCAACAAGCAAGCGCACCACCATCCGGCGCTAATCCGAGCGCAAGCGCAGTTCCGGTAGCATACGCTAATCCCACTGTTGCGATCATCAGCCCTAATTTCTGCACTCCCTACCCTGTTGATCTTGGTATTGTCCGAAAAGTTCTAACCATAACCGATGGCAACTTTGTAGTCACGGATGTCAATGGTAACACTGTTTTCAAAGTGAAAGGAGCGCACTTGAGCCTACGTGACCGTCGAGTTTTACTTGACGCTGCTGGCTACCCCATTGTAACTTTCCGAAAGAAG TTGAGGTCGGTACATGAAAGATGGCAAGTTTTCAGGGGAGATAGCACAGAATCGAGTAACCTGGTATTTAGTGTTAAGCAATCTTCAATGATTCAGATGAAGACCAAATTGGATGTGTTCTTAGCAAATAACACAGGAGAGTATGCACCTGACTTCCAGGTTAAAGGAAGTTGGTTTGAAAGATCTTGTGTTATACACGCTGGCAACTCCTCCACCATTATTGCCCAA ATGCATAAGAAGCACACAGTTTCAAGCGTGTTGTTTGGGAAGGACAATTTCAGTGTCACAGTATATCCCGGGGTTGACTACGCTTTCATCGTTGCGCTTATTGTCATCCTTGATGAGATCAATGCTGACTCTTGA
- the LOC112191945 gene encoding protein ACCELERATED CELL DEATH 6 gives MPPLALAAYIGNFDAVRCLLDKCSNDAYRQDTNGFFPIHIASRNGNIKIVQEFLNHCPDLKELHDKQGRNILHVAAAYGRAKLVEYMLGTTKLEMLLNERDNFGNTPLHVAVQNWHPRIVKILTRDKRVHQKILNNKGMTAFDIAEKSEVHKDMLFRWKLTLMALRLANAPRSEIQRVAKESGANDYGEKTKNNPDYLLFSRENMNTLLIVSTLVAAITFAAGFTVPGGYKNSGTDEGMATLRNTALFQIFLICNTISMYSSITVAIALIWAQAGDLKMICVAVRTILPMLGLALIMMSVAFLAGVDLVANNLTCGYVVVALGSFFIVQVVVFILPLTIPLSSKNCITHFILRGNLRLLMMVTRYEVESG, from the exons ATGCCTCCTCTTGCACTTGCAGCATATATAGGTAACTTTGATGCCGTACGCTGCTTGTTAGACAAATGCAGTAACGATGCATACAGGCAGGACACAAATGGATTCTTTCCGATACACATAGCGTCCCGAAACGGCAAcatcaagatagttcaagaattCCTCAATCATTGCCCAGACTTGAAGGAGTTACATGACAAGCAAGGCCGGAACATTCTTCATGTGGCAGCTGCGTATGGACGAGCTAAGCTGGTTGAATATATGCTTGGAACGACCAAGCTTGAAATGCTTCTCAACGAAAGAGATAATTTCGGAAACACCCCTCTACACGTAGCTGTTCAGAACTGGCATCCTAGGATTGTCAAAATTCTGACCCGGGATAAGAGAGTTCACCAAAAGATTCTCAACAATAAGGGCATGACAGCATTTGATATTGCAGAGAAGTCCGAGGTGCATAAAGACATGCTGTTTCGATGG AAACTAACTTTGATGGCCTTGAGATTAGCTAATGCTCCCCGATCTGAGATACAAAGAGTTGCAAAAGAAAGTGGAGCAAATGATTATGGTGAGAAGACCAAGAATAATCCTGATTATCTACTATTCTCAAGAGAAAATATGAATACTCTCCTTATAGTGTCGACACTGGTGGCTGCTATAACTTTTGCTGCTGGCTTCACTGTGCCGGGAGGATATAAGAACTCTGGAACTGACGAAGGCATGGCAACCTTGCGTAATACAGCTCTATTCCAAATATTCCTGATATGCAACACCATTTCAATGTACAGCTCTATTACCGTTGCGATTGCGCTTATCTGGGCACAGGCAGGTGATCTTAAAATGATTTGTGTTGCTGTGAGGACTATACTACCCATGTTAGGCCTAGCTCTTATAATGATGTCCGTGGCATTCCTAGCTGGTGTTGATCTCGTAGCGAATAACCTTACTTGCGGCTACGTTGTCGTGGCCCTGGGCTCGTTTTTCATCGTCCAAGTAGTTGTGTTCATTCTTCCGCTCACAATCCCACTTTCCTCCAAGAATTGCATTACACACTTCATTTTACGTGGTAACCTTCGTTTGCTGATGATGGTAACTAGATATGAGGTTGAGAGTGGTTGA